The Drosophila nasuta strain 15112-1781.00 chromosome 2R, ASM2355853v1, whole genome shotgun sequence genome segment CGAAAAGCTTTCGTAACAGAAACACAAAGACAATAAAACTTATTTagaatttgttaaaataaaactgattGAACATGCATAtgtttttagttattttaaaaaataactatCGATTTTAAACTTTACTTTTGATTTCCCCAAAATTGTTGTATCCAACATGCATTTCTTTTGCGTACCTTGAAGCAGAAGAcagtaattttatttccagtttccatttccattaaCTCAATTTTTTCCATGCtcatcgttttttttttttgtcagccttgctttttttttggtgctgTTGCTTCTCATGACCCCTCAGAGCCAGGCAGAGCTTTAGATGTGTCTGTTatcctttatttttttctacttCTTTTTTGCAACATCACCGACACCCAAATTTGTGACTGGCTGAGAAGATAGcatcttattattatttttttttttgcctttccTTTTTTCACATAAGCCTCGACTCGACGCAGTTAAGTCACCCTTAGGGCGAAACATCTTCTCTCCCCCCTAAACTTCTCTATGCATGCCTTTTTTGcgtgattttatttttatttgtaattttttgtttgtattttgctCATAGATACCACAAACGCATGAAGcacatattatttttgttgagcTCGTTTTGCGATCGTCTGCGCTTCGAACTTCCCACGATCCTTGTGGACTTTTGTACTTAAGACGGCAGTCTTTTCCtcaatgtgtttgtgtgtgtgtctgcagtgtcataaatacttttaattaactGGAAGTGCGTatgagcgagagagtgagagagagtgtaCATACGTCTGTCTGTTCATCTCGCATGCCATCACGCTCCCACTGccggcaaaacaaaatggaaagtGAAGTAGAAACATCGGCTCATCGTCTTGGGCGTGAGTTTTGTTGTGGCGTATTTACCATAATTTGCTTGATTTTTTATGGCCATAGAGATAGTACATGCGAatgtgtgagagtgtgagtgtgagagtgtACCCCAGTTAGCGATCGGTACATGCAAATGTAGAAAAGAATaaatgtacgtatgtatgtatttgagCAGATGTGTTTGTCTAGTTCATTGAACTTGTGATTCAAAAAGTAACCGAAAAAgtaacagcgacagcagcctTTTTGGTAGCAACAGCAGTTCCAAAATTGGAACCTTTTCAGAAAAGGAggttaattaaatatttttgcagaaTTCTTGCTTGATGTTATTATTTGTGTACAACTAAAGTAGAACACTTTAAGCGCAAAACTTCTCTAGTTGTTGGCAACATTGTTGCTTGCAACATTACACAAACGACGCAACATGCGTAGAGCGCACGTTACAAAGACGGTGCaaagcaaagacaaaaaataataagtaaataaatacatacatatgtatgtatgtgtttatatGAAAAGAGTGTGCATATGGCTACATTTATGTACATAGTCAATTTGTGGGTGCGACGGCAGAAGAGAGTTTGCTGGCTTGGCACGTCACTTCCGTCTCTTGGTTTATGTAGCCGGCATTTGAGCAAGTGAGCGAGAGCGCGGCTCAaaagcactcacacacacattcacgcACACCTACCCACCGTGTAAGTCTGGCATCCACATGCCACAAAAGCATCTGCCTACATACGTTccactcactctctcacacaaacacacacattgaagCAGCAGTTGTTTTGCCCACTCagctcagctgctgctgctttgcgtTATTGCGTGGCTCTCGTTCTCTTTCGTTCGCTCAGCTGCTCACTCTCAGCTGCTATTCTGCTTTGAATTCGCCGTCAACTGGGACTTAACATAAACACCACAAAAAATCAGCACTCATAACAGTTCAAATTGGCGGCACCAAATTCGCCGCAATCAGTTTTTCGTTCACACTCCGCACTGCTGGTTGtgtctgtttgttgttgctgtcgtcgctCGCTGTTGCCGTCGTtctcctcgtcgtcgtcgtcgttgttgtcgtcgccgTGTGCTCGtggttgtcgctgctgttgctgcttgctgcgcAAACGAAAAGCTACATATACCAAAGTAAGCGACAGCGCGAAACGTATCAAACGTAAAATCGTCCGCGTGTTGAAAATCATTGTATTTAAACacagcaaataaatgtaaatgtgcaacgtttatttaacaaaataagcCAAGTATCGTCACAAACGGCGAGTCTCGTCTCCAGTTGGAAGTtatgacaacaataacaacaacggaAGCAACAACCATACCAGAAATCTTTAGCACGCAGTTTCTGCCGTCGCGCGACGCAACAATGCGTTAACGTTACGTCGCCGTTGTCGCTTACGTTTTCTCTGTTCGCTGCGCTCTCTTTTTGCGTGTGTGCCGtactctctttcgctctttcgCCGCCGCTGTAGGTTTTGCCGGCGACTCCATTTACTACTacgacaacgtcgacgacgaaGACACACTCACTCAACTCAGTCAGCAGAGGGCAGCGAATCGGGCAGAGCACAACACTCTCAGCCAGCACTCACTTTGCGTTTACGTCGTGGCCCATGAAGTTCGTTTAGCTCGCGCGCTTCGCCCGCcgcattaaaaaatatgtgtgaAAACTGATggaaagaaaaattaaaaaaaaaagaaaagaactgcacacacaataacagctacAAATAATTGAGGACAGCTAAACACAGTACAAGCGCGGgggcatcaacaacaacaattatgtGATATctacaacaaataatttacttttttttgtgctttactGCTTGCTCTGCTGACGTCACACAGCGCCAGAGAAacgcaaagaaaataaacttgCGCAAAACgtgagaagaagaagaagtacgAAGAAAAACGTAGtgaatacaaaatgaaattgaacatgatgaaaaacgcaaaaaatatgaaacgtGTGTGATATTAAATGAGCGCGACgacgacagcggcagcagcagcagcaacaaaaacaacagtagaagcagcagcaactacaacacaaCAGCACCAGCGacgttggcagcagcagcgacgacgacgacgcaggccaggcgacggcagcagcagcgcggCAGCGGCTTCAAGCATTTGTGCTTTGCTGGGTTGTTCGTCGTGATACTATAtgttaaacaacaacaaaaataagcgAAGAAATTCCGATTTAGGTGCGTGcacttcaattttttttacccatttattttttgtttttgcaattcaagaagaaaaacacgcaaaacaactacaactgaaCTTTTTAAATCGAATTTATCAGTGGCTGTAAAACTGCGGGCCATGTGTTttcagtgtatgtgtgtgtgtattccgACAATTAATCATTCTTTTTCGAGTTTGCTTTGTGCACTGCCTCTGCCTCTTCTCTCTATTCTGTGCTCCCCACCTTTAAGCCCGTTAATAACCTTTAAAtgccttttgtgtgtgttgcttcgAAGTTTCACGTGAAAACGgcattttaattcatttgtaAATAGCAAACTTCTAAAGCTCCCGCCCCCGCCCTGCACTCCATCGGTGGCTTGCTCTACTTTATCAGCAGCATTTGTGGAACCTAACTTCAATAGCAGCCTCATGCTATGTTAGTTAACAGGCACACTCGAAAGGAGTAAACCAGCGATTGTGACTTGGCTGAGCGGGTagaggagagaaagagaaggagagttGTTGATAACAGCGCGATTTGAACATTTTCAATGCAATGTTTTTCCGGAACCCCATGACTGTAAATGCGTCATACATACAATGTACATAAAGGTGCATTTgtatgattgtgtgtgtgtgtgtgtttgtgtactGCTATTTCTCTggtattgcttttattttcttttaggCAGGGATTTCCCCGAAATTGTGAAACGTTGTTCGAATTTCCACTTTTCCAGGACTACAACTCAATTGTctctttctgcttttttttgttcgctAAATATTTTGCGACGCATTTTATGCGGCTGCCAACGCGACTCGctcttttttcatttgttttgaggGGGAGTTGAGTTAAGCGAGTGGtggctgctctctctctctctctctttctcccgcCCACCCAACACAAAGTGGCAATTATATTTGCCTTATTTTTGCAAGCAAGcagagaagaggaagagagtcGTTGTTGAGCCTAACAGCGTTCTGTTAATGTTACTCTTGTGCCATCTTGCTCACACGCACGGAGCTGAGATGGAGTTTTTACTTACCTTTTACTTTTGCTGTTTACACTTGtttctgtttatttaaattacatatcGAGGTAAATGTGAGAGCGCAGAACTTGATACTCAGTGCAAACAAATAATTGgatttcgattttgttgttgttgctcaaaTGATGTTGCTTTTGAGCAACTTTGTTGAGAGCCGGTTTGATTGGCGTTTTTGGGTTAAGCATTGATTGTTTTAGGCAAAATACACACGGAAAAAGACaaagggagacagagagatagtTAACTATTAGTGTGTCGTAGCATTGGCCTGTAATTGGCTTAAGCGAATTGCGAAAATGGCGACATGGGcgcttatatacatatttacatagaTACTTACATTACACATACCGGTCAaccaccaacaaaaacaactctGGACGAAGCGCATAATCAGTGTGGAACGCAAGTCACAAAACCGGCTGCGTCGTAATAAACATGCATTCCACACAGCAGCATAACAAAatcaagagcaacaacaactgcaacaacagccgTGGACCGTATCTGTCAACGCCTGATCTAACAGCTGTtagcaaaagtaaaacagcGGCCGGCATCTCGTTGAAACCACCAACCACAGAGACCTCAACCTCAGCATCCcactctctttcactctcatGTTCAAAAGCTCTCcccacacacatgcacactgGAGAGCGACAACGAGCGTGGATGGAGCTATACACAATATTCTTCTTTTCTCCGCCTCTTACCGATTGCTGAATGATTTTATGGCAATCGTAggatgtatatatgtatgtgtatgtatgtagagaTGCATACGTACATAGCCCCCtcatgtgcatgtgtgtgtgtaagtctAGTCAgtcttgtttttattgtcttttTGCGTCTGTGTTTTTCTACTGCGCATGCAAAATGCTGTGCAAAAAGAAAGCGAAATTTTTACGTGTGCGCTGCAGTCGACAGCGCTGCTCTGACTACagatgtatgcgtgtgtgtgtgtgtgtgtgccaaagATAAATACGTATGTACATAGTATAAGCATATGTACAATATGCGTATGTTTGCCCAtatgtgtatacatatgtacatatgtgcataATTAAAGAATCATAAATTGTAGCTTGCATAATTAATAGCTCGTGTTAGAAGTTATTCAACGCTCCCGTTAGATTGCACTCGAAGCACCCAattagcagctgctgctgaccatttgttatgctttACGAAACGAGGGTGGAAGGGAGGAAGTGAGGGGAGGGCGGGTGGTTGATTTGGTGTTTGGGGCGCATCCCCGACTATGTAATTCagtttttaatacaattttctcgtgttttactttacttaatttattatagcGCAGCAGCAGAGTGCTATCAAAAAAAGTTCGCGTGTTTGGACAGAACTCTGCAGCTTATTTACTCGTCAtgaacacacactcaaacgATTCTACGTGTGTGTCTGCTTATAGTACTTCTagctttttcttctttatcaGTCATACGCGGCGCGGTCGCTGCGCTCTGTTGCGTCGatgtcgccgtcgccgtcgtcaggttgattgaaaaaaaaaagctacgCTGCtctgctgtgttgttgttgttgttgtctgttaatgtgttttgtgttactgtttttatttgttttctctaGGCCATTTTGTCCACGATTTCtggcatttgctttttttcatattcatgTTCATGTTCTCGCTTCCCTGTTTGCATAATGTGTTTCTTGCTCAAGGCACAGTTGCATTTGGTATTTACCTTTTGGGTTttcagtttgttgttattagATAAATACACACAGtggaaagagagaagagagcagagagagagatgcccGACAAGTGCACTTGAAGTTGCATCAAAATGTgatacacaaacacattccCGACTATCTCTACACATACATTCTCGCAAATAACTCTCTACACATACAGAAACGTGCACGCTCatgaaaatgttaaatgaagaTCAGTGCTGTTAAAAACAGGCATATTTTATGATGGGGTCACACTGACTGACTCAAATTAGCATAagctcaatttgttgttgctggtgttatCGGTGTGTAATTTTATACTCGCACTGTAATTTTATATGCAAAGCGTATGAATATAAGCGACTACTtgttattgcaaatatttcatgtgcatttaaattaagacATTTCAAAGGACTTACCTGGCTACCCTTTTTTCTATATGCATATAGCATTTATTGTGTATAATGTTGTCTGTTGCCCACATAATTTTTTGTAGCTGGGAGCTGCTTGCGTATAAAATTTCCATGTCTTCGATTTGAATTaccagcaaaagcaaaaaaagaaaatgaaagaaataaaacagaaTTCGCCGGCCTGTAAACAGATACCGTTTTTGGCACACCGTAgaaagcaacaagaacaagaagacCGACCGatgaacagcaacaaaatctCAGCAGCAGCGAAGCCAACGCTGACGCTAATAGCGACGTCGACGCCTGCAATTTATAGAGAGCGCGAGTGAATGAGAAAGAGAACAGAGTGAGAGGCTGCTTTGTTGGTGGTGTTTAGCTACCTGCTCTGcctttgcttgcttgctgctgcttatttaatttcttgcCAATTTCAGCAAATTCCACACGACGTtgtttcgttcattttttttgccgtTTAACATTTCACTGTATATAAGCTAAgtatgtatgagtgtgcaATGCATGTgaatagtgtgtgtgtgagtgtgtatgtataaTCGCACTAAAAACGTTTGTCATTTaccatttgctgttgtttcgcgctatttgttgctgcaattaaCAGCTCGTAAAATTCAAAGCTGCCGTTTGTCAAACAACATTTAACAGAGCAACGATAACAGAGCTGAGCATGTTAAGCAAGATAGTGAgctgttaatttattttcttcttttttgccAACACACAACGcaggcaagcaagcaagcaaaacgTTGCCAAAAGTCTTTCTAATGAAGCGAGCGAGATAAAGACGTCGTTGACCAAAAGCGGTTAATACAGAATTAACTATAACGTTACCTCGACTTCTTCTTACCTGTTGCGGTCTGTGCTTCTTCTCGTTCTGGTTTctctcgcattcgcattctcattcttgttttgcctttggcttttcTTCACACGCCGGCCTCCATGTCGTCGCCTCTTTGCTCCTTCCCCTCTTGCTTCTTCTCGCTTTGTGTTGCCTTATTGATTGgtttaatactttttatatgCCGAGTTTATTGACATTTGCGCTTGCGCGacgcgacaacaacaacaacgtgacattgttttttatgttagAAATATTTTCGGTATGCTTCAGCGTTGTTTCTTGTTGGGAGCTTTAATGGGGCGAAGcgaagatggagatggagaagcgaaagagagaggggcGAAGATGTGTAGAGGCAGCTCTTATACATAATTCAAAATGGTTTCCCTGCTTGCGCTTTATCATCAGCTTTTTAATGTCACGTCGTGTTTTGTTGTGCTCtcatttctctctttttttcctCTGCTTTGCGCATTTGTTACTTGCACTAATGCTAATGGCATGTAAAAGgtgcaaagcaaaacaaaacacctTAAATGGCGCTAAAGTTTAATGTGCcaattgcataaatatatactctATACTATATTATACTTTGCATTGAGCGACGCACGCACACATGTCtaattcatttcttttgtctttctttttgttgcagATGTGAAGAGAATCCCTAGGTGCTAATTTAGTTGATAAGCGCAAACAAAAAgtacaataaagaaaaaaacaacaagaaaatacactcacacacacacaccgtaaccaatacacacacatctgGCAACAATTTCGAACTAGGTGGCAACATTTTTAGCGGGcgcgcttaaaagtatgctacacaaaATTACGGGCGATCGCCGCGCTGCCAGGCCAACgtagcaaaaagcaaaagacaTAAAAGAAACGACTAAACTGTAaacgagaagaagaaggaggaggaagaggaagaggagagAAGAGTAGATAGAGAGCAGAGCGCTAGCAAAATACTATTTTTGTACAACTGCAGGCAGCGGCGACTGCGAAATGTCGAAATATTTAACAACCACCGCCGCGcccaacagccacagcaataacaacagcagcacacaACGTCAACAGCAACTTTATGGAGTTGGTGGCGGCAATTCGCAGGTGGTACGAAAGCTCAGCTATGAGCTgctgggcaacaacaacaacaataacagcagtcacaacaataacaataataatattgtgatcaaaaatgaaaagctgCTGGACATTGATTACGAGCAACACGCTGGTGGCAACCACAAcgataacagcaacaacagcggcgtTGGCGTCGCTGCACACCTGCGAGATCACGTCTACATAAGTCTGAGCAAgggcgcaacaacaacatccacaGTTATTGCCGAAGCAACGAGCACACATCAACatccacaacagcagcaacagcatcgcaGTGGCGgtgcaagcaaaacaaatgatatcaCACAATACTACAAGGTGAGAAGAGAAATGtttataatcaaaaaaatacattaacgTAGCATACCTTAATATTTAACTGCACATTCAAGGCAGTTTTCTCATGCACAATTTAAAGCAATCTTGAATTATAGACTAAATTTTATAGACCAGATAAAACCAATCAGCTCTTATCACatctttaatttaacagagcgaaagagaatAACATTTCTATGTTAAGTAACAGCTCTGTGCCTAAGCTGTATTGTTGCTTAGATGTTCCGCCTAGTTCTAGATAAGTTCTAATAAGTGATACAATTTGAGATTGATAGATAGTTAAGATATAACTTAATCACACACACTTTCTTTCCCATTCCGTGAAAGAATAACATTTCTATGTTAAGTAACAACTCTGTGCCTAAGCTGTATTGTTACTTTGATGTTCCGCTTGGTTGTTGATTAGTTAAGTATACAATTAGAGAATGATCGATAGTTAAGATGTTGCTGAATCGATATGGTGAGATCGATATAAACACGatggcacacacactttcTTTCCCATTCCGTGAGAGAATGACATTTCTATGTTAAGTAACCATTCTGTGTCTAAGCTGTATGTTTTGATGTTCCGCCTGATTGTCGATAAGTTCAATATACAATTAGAGGCTGATCGATAGTTAAGATATAAGATCGATATAAACATTCCGTGAGAGATTGACATTTCTAtgttaaatatgaaaacataaTAAGATATGATTGTCGataagataaatataaatttagagACTGATCGATAGTTAGGATATAACATAATCGATATGTTAAGATCGATATAAACACGAActcatcacacacacattctttCCCATTCCGTGAGAGAATAACATTTCTATATGCAAGTAACAACTCTGTGTCTAAGCTGTATGTTGTTTCGATGTTCTGCCTGAGTGTCAATGagttaaatatacaattagaGACTGATTGATAGTTAAGATATAACTTAATCGATATGTTAAAATCGATATAAACACGTACtcatcacacacactcgtTCTTTGCCCATTCGTTTGTTGCACAGGTCAAGCGCCGGGCGCACGGAGTCACCCACGAGATCCACCCGAAGAAACAGGCCAAACAAAGCGATCAGCATCAAACGGTCACctacaacagcaaacagcagcaacagcgctaccaccaccaccaacagcagcagcatcagcagcagcaatacgAAGTCGaacacgacgacgacgacgatgagacgacgacgagcaAACCGGCCGGCAACGGATCTTCTGCTCATCACTCGCATGCTCAGTTTGCGCGAACAGCGTCTCAGCATCAGTCGACggcgtcgcagcagcagcaacagcatcatcatcagcaacaggcATCGTTAGTCACATCGTCGTCATCGGCGGCATCAACtggaggtggaggtggtggaggaggaggcggtGATCGCAATCGGGCAGACACCTCGTTGGGTATATTGACGAAAAAGTTTGTGGATCTGCTGCAGGAGTCACCGGATGGTGTTGTTGATCTGAACGATGCCTCGAATCGTTTGTCCGTGCAGAAGCGACGCATCTACGACATTACGAATGTGCTGGAGGGCATTGGCATCTTGGAGAAGAAGTCCAAGAACAACATTCAATGGCGCGGCGGTCAATCGTTGGTCAGCAACGAGCGTTCCCGTCACCTCGAAGCGGAAAACGAGCGACTTGAGCAGCGTGAAAACGAGGTCAACACGCTTATCGATCAGATGCGCAGCGAGCTGGCCGATATATCGGGTGAGGTGGAGAACATCAGTGGCATGGCCTATGTAACGCAGAATGATCTGCTCAATGTGGATCTGTTCAAAGATCAGATTGTGATAGTGATCAAGGCGCCGCCAGAGGCCAGACTTGGGGTGAGTAGTAAAACTCTAAATCTAAGTGTAGCTAGCGTTGCCAGACTATTTATCACATATCCTTTTCACTTATCTACTTTGTGGTATACTCAAAagttaaatgtataaataagtgcgtgtgtgtgtatttggtaAAAGTCTCGATTCGTCCCTATTCGGACGACGTCAGACAATTGTGTGCTTCTTCTTTGCGTCTGCATGCCATTAAACATGGCGCCCTATTTTTAGATACGACGCAGACGGCGACAAGCGCCGCACACTGCAAAATGGAATACACTCCTAGCGCCCCTCTGCCTGCCACCCCCTCTTCTCTTCCATTTAATGCTATACACTCctatgattttttttgatatcATTTTGCAACTCAGAGCAACAGAACtcagcaacaaaaattttcCAATTGAAATTTGTGCTCTGTCTTGTTGGCCTGATCTGATCTGAtgtgtgatgatgatgatcagcAGACGATTCTGTTCAGTTAGCCACGcactatttataaatatttcgcTTAATGTTTCCGTTCGCCTTGAACTGTTTAATGAACTCGCGCGTAACGCACGCACGAgagcgaaagaaagaaaagaaaaaaaaaacaacgaaaaacaCACAAGAAAAACTAAAGCGATTAATATCGTTTACAGGTAGTCTccaaacatacacacaaacatacatactacACTAAATACTTGcaagtaattaaaaattcgCTTAGTCTGGCAACACTGTTGCTtagccaacaaaataaagcgaaatgtgtaaatatcatttctaaaaatacaattgGCAAGTGGCGCTGTTGGATACATTGCTATTAACAGTCTGTTAATTACAGTGATGTTAACTGCGCTGTTGCAATTCACAGCGCTGTTAACTTGACAGCCTTAACATTTCTGTTATTGACctctgttctctctctctctctgtctctgttacAGTTCTCAGATCCAAAGGAGCCGCGCGAGATTTTCGTCAAGTCGGAGAATGGCGAGGAGATAAATGTGTTTCTGTGCCACGACAACTCGCCAGAGAATTCACCGATTTCCCCTGGCTCTGGACCCGATTCGGGTTATGCGCCATCTGGCTCATTGGCGGGCAGCAGCGGCCTGCggacggcgacgtcgacgcgACTGCAACACCTGACCAATCAGCGGCTCAACGATCCGCTGTTCAATAACATTGATGCCATGAGCACCAAGGGTCTAGGTAAGTCGATATATCATTACTCTAATCGAATCGAGTTAGTAAtctgttttcatatttaacaGGCCATACACCATATCGCGTATCAGCCCAACGCAACCTCAGCAAATCGATTGAGGCGGCGGCCAAACAATCCCAGCCTGAATATAATAACATTTGTGATATTGGCGGTGTCAAGTATGAACTGACttcgccacagcagcagcaacagcaatcgtCGACGAATCATGTCgccgacgacgatgacgatgatgatgttgacGAGGAGCTAAATCAATTGGTGCCCACGCTGACCAGTCCTGTGGTGCGTAGCAGCGGTCATCAtcaccaccagcagcagcaccaacagcaacatcatcatcatccccatcagcagcatcagcagccgAACACAATTCAGCAGCTTTTCAGCAGTCTAACAAAATCGCCCAcgccaacgacgacgacaacaacgacgacaaggcgacgtggcaacaacaacaatacgctTAATAGtcataacaacagcagcagcaacaattccCAACcccccaacagcaacagcagctacaatCAGCAACCGCAGCAACGACGCAGCGATGTACCCATGTATAACTGTGCAATGGAAGGAGCAACTGCGCCCTTTACTgttaacagcaacagtaacagcggcagcaatcacagcaacaactccTCGGCCATGGGCTCGCTGCAGATGCAGTTTGCAGCCGTCGCTGgcaatgacaacagcaacaacggtgGCCTTGGCTTAACGGCAAC includes the following:
- the LOC132787717 gene encoding transcription factor E2f1, whose translation is MSKYLTTTAAPNSHSNNNSSTQRQQQLYGVGGGNSQVVRKLSYELLGNNNNNNSSHNNNNNNIVIKNEKLLDIDYEQHAGGNHNDNSNNSGVGVAAHLRDHVYISLSKGATTTSTVIAEATSTHQHPQQQQQHRSGGASKTNDITQYYKVKRRAHGVTHEIHPKKQAKQSDQHQTVTYNSKQQQQRYHHHQQQQHQQQQYEVEHDDDDDETTTSKPAGNGSSAHHSHAQFARTASQHQSTASQQQQQHHHQQQASLVTSSSSAASTGGGGGGGGGGDRNRADTSLGILTKKFVDLLQESPDGVVDLNDASNRLSVQKRRIYDITNVLEGIGILEKKSKNNIQWRGGQSLVSNERSRHLEAENERLEQRENEVNTLIDQMRSELADISGEVENISGMAYVTQNDLLNVDLFKDQIVIVIKAPPEARLGFSDPKEPREIFVKSENGEEINVFLCHDNSPENSPISPGSGPDSGYAPSGSLAGSSGLRTATSTRLQHLTNQRLNDPLFNNIDAMSTKGLGHTPYRVSAQRNLSKSIEAAAKQSQPEYNNICDIGGVKYELTSPQQQQQQSSTNHVADDDDDDDVDEELNQLVPTLTSPVVRSSGHHHHQQQHQQQHHHHPHQQHQQPNTIQQLFSSLTKSPTPTTTTTTTTRRRGNNNNTLNSHNNSSSNNSQPPNSNSSYNQQPQQRRSDVPMYNCAMEGATAPFTVNSNSNSGSNHSNNSSAMGSLQMQFAAVAGNDNSNNGGLGLTATYGDISGAGANVAHQQQQQQQQQQQEYTHHSRNYRLLPPGVADCDADSDGSNAALQGLDALFSDIDTDYFNNDAFVPIVPPDDNEYPYALNANEGIDRLFDFSSDAFGP